Within the Luteolibacter yonseiensis genome, the region AAAGGATGTCGAATACGATGGTCCACTCGTTGACAAGACTGCCTCCGCCGTTGGCGAGGATGCCGTGGTTCGCGATCAGATAGTTCGCCGGACCCACGACCGTGGTCACAACGCCATTGAGAGAGGTGGCGCCGTCGGAAAGAGAGGACGAATGGGAGGGGGCGGTCCCCTGGATGGTGAGATCGGCGCCGACCGTCGCCTTGCCGATGTTCGCGGAGTCGTTGAACTCCCACAGGCCTGTGAGGGTGGCGGCATGCGCCGTCGGGACGATCGGAAGAAGGGCGGCGGGTATCAGGAGATAAATCGGTTTCATCGGCAGGGGAAGGAGCCAGAGGCCCGGGACTCTGCCGACTCCCCTGATGTGACGTTAGTGTCACCCCTTCGCATGTTGTCGAAATCGACACATGGCATACCAAGCGCGCCGGGCCACCGTCACATTTCCGACCATGCATCGAATCCTCAGAGAGCCATTGTTCCACTTTCTCGCCGTTGCCGCGATGATCCTTGCCGCCGACGGCATGTGGAGCCGTTTCCGCAAGCCCGAAATCATTGTGAGCGCCGCCGCCGTGGAGAGCCGGGCGCGCGAGTGGCAGGCCACCAGCGGCATTGCTCCGACGGCCGGGCAACGCTCTCAAATCGCCCGCGACCTCGCCACGGAAGAGGTCCTTTTCCGTGAATCCCTCAAGCGTGAGATGGCCACGGACAACCGGGTGCGGAGCTCGCTCGTGGGGATGATGCGCAGCGCGCTGAAACCGCCGGTGACGCCGCCCACGGATGAGGAGCTCAAGGAGGTCCTGTCAAACTCGCCGAAGGAAAACATCATGTTGCCCGCGCAGATCGGCTTTGAGAGCGTCACCTATACCAACGATGCCGATGTTCCTCCCGACCTGTTGAAGAAACTGAGGGACGGCGCGCCCGTCCCCGCTTCCACCGCCGCGGTCAAACTCGCCAACCCTCTGCCGCCGACCTACCGTCCCCAGCTTGATCGTTTGTTGGGGACCGCTTTCTGCGACGCTGTCTTCACCCTGCCGCTCCATCAATGGCAGGGACCGATCCGTTCGACTCGGGGCGTCCACTTCGTCCGTGTCACCACCCGTGAGGTGGAGCGGCCGATTCCGTTCGCAGAGATACGGGGAATGCTGGAGGCGAAATGGATCGAAGGTCGCGAAAACGAGACCATCGCGGTGGAGGCGGCGAAACTCGCACAGAATTACCGGATCGTCCTGCCGGACCCAGCCGCCACCCCAGCCCCTGCGAAGCCATGAACGGAAGATGGTTTCTCCACTTGTTGATCGTATTCCTGCTGGGGGCGGCCACGGCGCACGCCCACCGGAACCGGATCGAGAGCGTAACGATCACCGAACTGACCGACCAGCGCTATGAGATCCGCTACGACGCGCCTCCGCCGGGCCTCTCGGAATTCGCCGCACCGGTGCTGCCCGGAGACTGCCGCTGGGTGCCCTTGGACGCCATTCCGCAAAGCGAGGTTTCCACCAGCCTGGTCTTCGAGGCCAACAACCGCGCTCTGGGGCCGGACGACCGCATCATCCTGCCTTGGCAGGGAAACGGCGTGCTCGTCACCATGCGCTGGCGCAACGGGAACCAGGCCCGCGAGTATTTCCGCAGCGGTGCCGAGGGCATCATCGTCAGGATGGGCATGCTGCACGCGACCGACGGCTCCATGGCCGCCGCCGCCGGAAGGTTCACGCGGATCGGCTTCGAGCACATCTCCGGCGGTCTTGACCACCTTCTGTTCATTGCCGGGCTTCTTCTCCTCGTGAATGGCAAGAAACGCCTCTTCCTCACCATCACCGCATTCACCATCGCCCATAGCCTCACCCTGGCTCTCGCGGCGCTCGGCGTCATCCACGTGCCGGGTGAACCGGTGGAAGCCATCATCGCGCTCAGCATCCTCCTTCTGGCGGTGGAGGGGCTCGCGGCGAAGCGTGGCCGGGCCGGTCTCACCTCACGCTGGCCGTGGCTGGTCTCCGGCGGATTCGGACTGATCCACGGACTGGCATTCGCCGGCGCGCTCGGGGACCTGGGATTGACCCGGACGGAGATCGCTCCCGCCTTGCTGTTCTTCAATCTCGGGGTGGAAGCGGGCCAGCTTCTGTTCGCAGGCGCGTGCCTTCTCATCCTGTGGCCGTTGCGCGCGGTAAAAGCGGATTGCCCCGCGTCCCTGCGGCTGTCCGGGCATTACGTGCTGGGCATTCTTTCCGCCTATTGGTTTCTAGAACGGACTGTGGAAATTTTCCAATGAGCGCGGATGGAATCAACCGCACGAAACGGACGGTCGGCCGCTGCTGTCAGGAATGATGGGTTGTTCAAGGGTGCCTTGATTCCGAGCGCAGGTAACCGAGCATTTCATGGGGCCTGTCCGTGACCATGATCGTCGTGCCGGTTCTCAGAAGACGCCCCCACGTGGCGTCGGGATTCCGGACCGCCGTTTCGTCATCATATCCACCACAGATGGAGGGCCACAAGGGACTCACCAAAAGACGCGCGCCATGGCCGGACAACTCCTTGGAAATGGCGCCGAGGTCGAAATCGGGTTTGTCGAATTCCAACGCGTAGGCGACGGGATTCAAGTATCTCTCGACCGAGGAGATATAGTCCGAGGCGGGACCATCCGCGGTACGGATGAGAGGGATGAACAGGACCCGGCTGCCGACGAGCGGGGCGAACTGGCGCCGGAACGAGTCCTCCGTCATGCGTTCTCTCAGGAACAGGATGACCTGATCATCCATTTTCATTTCGGAAACGACAGCGGCTACTTCCGGAAGGCATAGTTCCGCCTTGTCGATGAAGACGAGAATCTGTCCGCGGCAGGCCTCGAGGGCTTCCCGAAGAGTGGGAATGCCTTCCCCTGTGGGATGGCCGGCATGGTCCCTGAGGCGTATTTCCCGCAAGCTTGCCAAGGTGCGCCGGGAGACGCCACCCTCGCCGTCGGTCGAGCGGTCCAATGTCTTGTCGTGTATGATGACGGGTTGACGATCCGCGGTGAGCCGGACGTCTATCTCCACGATGTCGAAGCCGGCGGTGACGCACGACCGGATGGCTGCGAGCGAGTTCTCCGGATGGTTCCTCCAATCACCGCGATGCGCTGCGATGAGGACCTGTTTTCCCGAGGGATCCGACATCGCTTCGCGCAGGGCCGTGATCCTGTCCTTGGGGACCTCCGCGGTTTGGGCGGAGAGCGATAGTGAAATGGCGAGAAGGCAGATGATCGGATGTGTTATGAATTTCATGCTTGGAAATCTACAGAGGGGGGTGATCAGCGGATGGCTGGTGTGGCGGGGATGTCCAGTTGATCCGGACGCGTTCCGCGGGCGAGCAGGGTGATATGGTTTTCCGAGAGAGGGCTGAGGAATATGGCGAAGTCGTCCAGCATTCCCGGGATTCCATGACCTCCCGGATCACTTCCGATCCATAGATCAGCCAGATCTTCGGGAAGGGGACCCGCTTCTCCGGAGAAGACGCGCTCGCCATCAAGCCAGATCTGTTTTTCCCTGCCGTGCTTGGAGAAGACAAAGTGATGCCATTGTTTTTTCTTCCAGCTCCAGGCCGGATCCATGAACTCGGTGGAGACGGCGCCTCGCGAACTTCCCCGGTACTGAGGCTGGCGGGGCGTGTCGAAAATGATTTCACCGTTTTTCCACGGAGCATGGATGCGGAGTCCGATCATGCCCTCGCTGGAAGGGGATTCCGCGAATACGGCACATCCTTTCGAGCACTCCGCTCCTTTGAGCCAGAAGGTGATCACAAGGGTGTCAAGCGAGCCGGCGACAGACTGGAAGGAGGACTTCGGAACCCGCAGGCCGAGCTTCGCCCCGACCCGCAAGGCCCCGCCTTTCGCACCCTGGATGAGGCGGTTGCTTTCGCCGGGGATGGCGCCGGCTCCGCTGACGAGGTCGCGCCAGGGATCGGTCGGAGAGTCGAAGTCCCAATAGGCGGCAAGAGCGGGCAGGGGACCCTTGATGGGCGATGAGGAGGGATCCAGCGGGTCGGTTTGCGAAACGATTTCGGAACGGTCCGGACAGCCGTCATGATCGGAATCACGTTCGAGAGGATGGGTGCCGGTGTTGGAAAGGGAGATGAAGTAGCCGCTGTTTGTTTCCGCTCCGTCGGGGAGTCCATCCTGATCGGTGTCCGCGATGAGTGGCTGTGTGCCTGTGTCCTTGCGGGAAATCCACAGACCGGTCCCCGTTTCCACCGCGTCGGAAAGTCCGTCGGCATCCGAGTCCGCCGAGTTGGGATCGGTGCCCAGATGAAATTCCTGGAGATTCGTGAGACCGTCCGCGTCAGCGTCAGCGGCGGAGTCGGCCCGGGAGGGATCGAGTCCATGGTCGGTCTCATAGGAGTCGGGAAGGCCGTCCTGATCCCTATCGTGGTCGGCCAGGACGCTGTCGGGGGATTTTCCAGAGGCGAGCAACCTGACCTGATCCCTGCGGAGAGGTCCGGAAAAAACCGCGAAATCATCCATGGCACCCGGATTCGGAACCGGGTTTTTGCCATCGTTGCCGCCGATCCAAAGGGAGGTGAAATCTTTTGGAAGATCCCCGGCCAGACCTTCCGTCAGCAACACGCCGTCCAGCCAGAGGCGGTGGATGTCGCCATCCTTGACGAACGCATAGTGATGCCAGGAACGGTCCGACCAATCCCAGTCCGGGAAGAGGGAAGAAGGATCGGCGACCAGGCGTTCCTTTCCCGAGGTATCCCAGTAGATCCTGCCATCCTCCCACGGAACATGAGCCTGGATGCCCCTCCGGTCGGATGAGTTGCGGGATGCGCCGAAGAAGGAGCTGGAGCGGATGGTGCCCTCGTTCTGCTGCCAGAATGAGATGGAGACGGCTCCGGAGCGGGAGGACGCGTTGAGAAACCGCGCGTCCGCCACCTCCAGTCCCGCTCCCCGGATGACCCTGATGGCACCACGCCCGTTTCTACCGGCCGTCGTGACCAGGCCTCCTTCCGCACGGGCGGGATTCCGGGAGATCTCGTCGAAAGTCAGATCCGCACTGACTGTGTCGAATTTCCAATGCGCGAGGATTCCCGCGCCGCCGGTTGTGGTGGCGGATGCCTGTGTGGTGCCGGTGCCGCCTGCCGGAGCTACGGTGCCGGATGAGGGCGGGATGTATGATAGGGGGCGCGGATGTCCATCAACCCCGGCGAACCTCACGTCGGCGGATCCGGGCATGTTCATCTGTTTTGCCGTGGAATCCCTGGCCAACCAAAAACATAGTCCAAGACAAAAGCAGGCGCCGCCCGGCCACAACATGGATCTATAGGTAATCCGTCCGCCGGCTCCCGCCGTCCATTTCATCATATACAACCGGGCACCACGCGCCGTGGAATTCACCGCGGCCAGAATACTGATGATTGGTGTGCTCAGCCGTAGGTGGTCGATGGCCCTGCGGATGCGTTTTCGCCCGGCATCCGGACTCGGAAACCCATAACGGCGGGATACCTCTTCATAACTCAGCCCCTCGACATGCCGGGCAAGAATCGCCTGCGCGTCCAACGGATCCAGATTGTCGATCAGGCGGCGGACCGCGTCGATCTTTTCAGGGCATCCGGCGGGTGATGTGGCGGGCCGCGCGAGCTCGGCATACTCTTCCTCGCGGCGGGAGCGCCGCTTCGCGGAGCGGCGCAGATTGAGCGCGGCGTTCGTCACGCACTGGGACAGCCAGGAGGCGAGATTCCTCGGAGAGGGCGACTCTCCGGATTCATGGGCAAGGTCGGCGAACGCTTGCTGGACGATGTCCTCCGCGGCGGCATGGTCACCGTCGAGAATTTTCGCCGCCCTCTTCCGCAAGGACGGCAAGTGTCTGGAATAGAGAAGAAGGAAGGCTCCTTCGTCACCGGTTTCTCTGAAACGTTCGAGCAGATACTGGTCGTTGTGCCGGTTTTCCATATGCATGGGAGAGGTGCTTCCGCACCAGTCGATTCAGCCAGCCGGAGCTTCTTCACAACGCCATTACGGTGACGAAAAAGTCTCCTCGCGGAAGAGTGATTGTTGTCCGTTTTCGCAAACCCTGCGGTGTCATACATCATGAAAGAGCCCCACTGAAATCAAAGTCCAGCCGGTCTTTCCATCATTCAACCAGCCCGTCAATTCCCATGAAATTTCCAGTGTCACCCATCATGATTCCCGCCCCCGGCCTGCTGAGAAACGCCGTCTGCATGCTGCTGGCGGCGTGGTCCGTTCCATCGGCTGATGCCGCGGTCACGCTGCTGCGGGAATATCATCTCGGAGAGGCGGGTTCCTTCGACGGGCTGCTGCCGCAGGACGGGTCGGGCGCCGGGGCCCACTACACCGGATCCACAGGCGCGATCACCACCAGCACGATCCTTCCTTCTCCGGCCTCCGGAACCTACTCGCATTTCGATGGGTCGTCCGATGCGTTCGGGGCGAACATGGCGACGATTCCGGTCGATAATTTCGCGATCGGGATGTGGGTGAGGGTGGCGGACGCGGACCGGCAGGCCGGGATCTTCTCGCCCGGACGCCGCGCCGATGGAAACCTGCGGTTCCATGTGGAGAACGGTTACTTCGCGGCCAGCTACAAAGGCGTCGGCTGGATCGGAGACGACCCCACGGACGGAGGGACCGTGGGTCAGGCGATCACGGAGAACGAATGGACCCATCTCGCGGTGGTCCGCAGCAAAGGAGTCTCCACATTTTACATCAACGGGCTCGCCCAAGGAGGGACCAGCACCGCCACTCCCGTGCACGAGACGGGACGCTCGCACCTGGGTGTGTTCAACCAAGGCCTCTCGCGTTACTCCGGAGACATCGACGAAATCAGGATCTTCTCCTTCGATCCCGATACGGACAATCCGGTTTCAGCCCTTCAGGTTCCCGAGCCGTCCGCACTTGTCCTGTGTCTGGGAGCGATCGGCTGCCTCGTGACGCGCCGCCGGAAGTGAAGGCGGCAGGGTTCGAACCATCATCCGCAATGGCCGGGAAACAACGAGAAGCTCTTCAACGAGGCCGCGATGCCTCCGTGCGGAGGGGATTCACATTGGTGGCGACACTGATGATGATGGTCCTGCTCATGACGGTCCTGATCGGGATGATTTCGTTGTCGGGCATCTCGCTTCGTTCCTCCCCATCCTCCCGCCGTGAAGCGGAGGCGAACGCACGCCTGGCGATGATGGATGCCATCGGCCGGCTGCAGGTATTGGCTGGTCCTGACACCCGTATCACCGCTCCGTCCGATCTGATCGACCCGGCATCCGGCCCCACCGTGGGCGTCTGGAGAAGTTGGGAGGGAACCGACCATGGCGCGGACGGGCTGCCCGTGATACCCGGATACGGAAGGAAGCGGCAGAACGGAAATGCCGGGGAACCGGACGGAGCGGGGCGCTTTCTCGGATGGTTGGTATCGGGAGCTGAATCACGGGATGATGTGAACGTCCCTCCCGATGTCGCGGCAGGAGAGGGCAGGGTGGCATTGCTGGCGGGGGGAAGC harbors:
- a CDS encoding peptidyl-prolyl cis-trans isomerase, whose protein sequence is MHRILREPLFHFLAVAAMILAADGMWSRFRKPEIIVSAAAVESRAREWQATSGIAPTAGQRSQIARDLATEEVLFRESLKREMATDNRVRSSLVGMMRSALKPPVTPPTDEELKEVLSNSPKENIMLPAQIGFESVTYTNDADVPPDLLKKLRDGAPVPASTAAVKLANPLPPTYRPQLDRLLGTAFCDAVFTLPLHQWQGPIRSTRGVHFVRVTTREVERPIPFAEIRGMLEAKWIEGRENETIAVEAAKLAQNYRIVLPDPAATPAPAKP
- a CDS encoding HupE/UreJ family protein, whose translation is MLIVFLLGAATAHAHRNRIESVTITELTDQRYEIRYDAPPPGLSEFAAPVLPGDCRWVPLDAIPQSEVSTSLVFEANNRALGPDDRIILPWQGNGVLVTMRWRNGNQAREYFRSGAEGIIVRMGMLHATDGSMAAAAGRFTRIGFEHISGGLDHLLFIAGLLLLVNGKKRLFLTITAFTIAHSLTLALAALGVIHVPGEPVEAIIALSILLLAVEGLAAKRGRAGLTSRWPWLVSGGFGLIHGLAFAGALGDLGLTRTEIAPALLFFNLGVEAGQLLFAGACLLILWPLRAVKADCPASLRLSGHYVLGILSAYWFLERTVEIFQ
- a CDS encoding glycerophosphodiester phosphodiesterase family protein; protein product: MKFITHPIICLLAISLSLSAQTAEVPKDRITALREAMSDPSGKQVLIAAHRGDWRNHPENSLAAIRSCVTAGFDIVEIDVRLTADRQPVIIHDKTLDRSTDGEGGVSRRTLASLREIRLRDHAGHPTGEGIPTLREALEACRGQILVFIDKAELCLPEVAAVVSEMKMDDQVILFLRERMTEDSFRRQFAPLVGSRVLFIPLIRTADGPASDYISSVERYLNPVAYALEFDKPDFDLGAISKELSGHGARLLVSPLWPSICGGYDDETAVRNPDATWGRLLRTGTTIMVTDRPHEMLGYLRSESRHP
- a CDS encoding sigma-70 family RNA polymerase sigma factor — its product is MENRHNDQYLLERFRETGDEGAFLLLYSRHLPSLRKRAAKILDGDHAAAEDIVQQAFADLAHESGESPSPRNLASWLSQCVTNAALNLRRSAKRRSRREEEYAELARPATSPAGCPEKIDAVRRLIDNLDPLDAQAILARHVEGLSYEEVSRRYGFPSPDAGRKRIRRAIDHLRLSTPIISILAAVNSTARGARLYMMKWTAGAGGRITYRSMLWPGGACFCLGLCFWLARDSTAKQMNMPGSADVRFAGVDGHPRPLSYIPPSSGTVAPAGGTGTTQASATTTGGAGILAHWKFDTVSADLTFDEISRNPARAEGGLVTTAGRNGRGAIRVIRGAGLEVADARFLNASSRSGAVSISFWQQNEGTIRSSSFFGASRNSSDRRGIQAHVPWEDGRIYWDTSGKERLVADPSSLFPDWDWSDRSWHHYAFVKDGDIHRLWLDGVLLTEGLAGDLPKDFTSLWIGGNDGKNPVPNPGAMDDFAVFSGPLRRDQVRLLASGKSPDSVLADHDRDQDGLPDSYETDHGLDPSRADSAADADADGLTNLQEFHLGTDPNSADSDADGLSDAVETGTGLWISRKDTGTQPLIADTDQDGLPDGAETNSGYFISLSNTGTHPLERDSDHDGCPDRSEIVSQTDPLDPSSSPIKGPLPALAAYWDFDSPTDPWRDLVSGAGAIPGESNRLIQGAKGGALRVGAKLGLRVPKSSFQSVAGSLDTLVITFWLKGAECSKGCAVFAESPSSEGMIGLRIHAPWKNGEIIFDTPRQPQYRGSSRGAVSTEFMDPAWSWKKKQWHHFVFSKHGREKQIWLDGERVFSGEAGPLPEDLADLWIGSDPGGHGIPGMLDDFAIFLSPLSENHITLLARGTRPDQLDIPATPAIR
- a CDS encoding LamG domain-containing protein, coding for MKFPVSPIMIPAPGLLRNAVCMLLAAWSVPSADAAVTLLREYHLGEAGSFDGLLPQDGSGAGAHYTGSTGAITTSTILPSPASGTYSHFDGSSDAFGANMATIPVDNFAIGMWVRVADADRQAGIFSPGRRADGNLRFHVENGYFAASYKGVGWIGDDPTDGGTVGQAITENEWTHLAVVRSKGVSTFYINGLAQGGTSTATPVHETGRSHLGVFNQGLSRYSGDIDEIRIFSFDPDTDNPVSALQVPEPSALVLCLGAIGCLVTRRRK